One genomic region from Chionomys nivalis chromosome 17, mChiNiv1.1, whole genome shotgun sequence encodes:
- the LOC130888455 gene encoding sperm motility kinase-like yields the protein MEQGRETFCCDEDTFGNVYQMMTTLGRGAFATVKLAFHVPTVSYVAVKILANGKGNCARNNNEVDIMRSLVHQHIIKFFQEVQTREMTYLIMDYASKGDLLRQIRKPGGLQECEARRLFAQVVQAVKYCHDNCIVHRDIKANNILIDASGNAKLCDFGLAVKVVPGTKLKTFCGTLAYCDRELFGVEPYDGYASDVWNLGVLLYYMVARHLPFQVSSSAGLRQQILAANFSVPHHVPSDIFSIIVELLMINPDRRPTISQILRRPMIRDSKAQASWNSIQSLPGTPSPSIVGTMAGMGYQREGIIECLRDQKYNQAMAKYLSLQHRAPGETAAITR from the coding sequence ATGGAGCAGGGCAGAGAGACCTTCTGCTGTGACGAGGACACATTTGGCAATGTCTATCAAATGATGACAACTCTGGGACGAGGAGCCTTTGCCACAGTCAAACTGGCCTTTCACGTGCCCACTGTCAGCTACGTGGCTGTGAAGATTCTGGCAAATGGGAAGGGGAACTGTGCCCGGAACAACAATGAGGTTGATATAATGAGATCCCTCGTTCATCAGCACATAATCAAGTTCTTTCAGGAGGTGCAGACACGGGAGATGACGTATCTCATAATGGATTACGCCTCAAAAGGGGACCTGTTGCGTCAGATTCGCAAACCGGGAGGCTTACAGGAGTGCGAGGCTCGAAGGCTGTTTGCACAGGTAGTACAGGCAGTGAAGTACTGCCACGACAACTGTATCGTCCACAGGGACATTAAAGCTAATAACATCTTGATCGACGCCTCTGGGAATGCCAAGCTCTGTGATTTTGGCCTGGCAGTTAAAGTTGTCCCTGGGACAAAACTAAAGACTTTCTGCGGCACTCTGGCCTACTGTGACCGGGAACTCTTCGGAGTGGAGCCATACGATGGCTATGCCAGCGATGTGTGGAACTTAGGCGTGCTCCTCTACTACATGGTGGCCAGGCACCTTCCGTTCCAAGTGAGCTCTTCTGCGGGCTTGAGGCAGCAAATTCTGGCTGCAAACTTCAGCGTTCCTCATCATGTCCCAAGTGACATTTTTAGCATCATTGTGGAACTCCTGATGATCAACCCCGACAGGAGGCCCACCATCAGCCAAATCCTGAGGCGCCCCATGATCAGGGACAGCAAGGCACAGGCATCCTGGAATTCCATCCAGAGTCTCCCAGGCACCCCGAGCCCTAGCATTGTCGGCACCATGGCAGGCATGGGTTACCAACGTGAAGGAATAATTGAGTGTCTGAGAGACCAAAAATACAACCAGGCGATGGCCAAATACCTGAGTCTGCAACACCGGGCACCGGGAGAGACTGCTGCCATCACCAGGTGA